Proteins from a single region of Oncorhynchus nerka isolate Pitt River linkage group LG18, Oner_Uvic_2.0, whole genome shotgun sequence:
- the LOC115125175 gene encoding gap junction alpha-10 protein-like: MGDWNLLGSILEEVHVHSTIVGKIWLTILLIFRMLVLGVAAEDVWNDEQSEFICNTDQPGCKTVCYDQAFPISLIRFWVLQVIFVSSPSLVYMGHALYRLRALEKERHRRKVQLKAELGEMEALVEEHKRIEKELKRLEEQRKVKKAPLRGSLLRTYVIHILTRSVVEVGFIMGQYILYGIGLEPLYKCERMPCPNSVDCYVSRPTEKTVFMVFMIVIAGVSLFLNLMEISHLGIRKIKQTLKGDKYPADNDNLIYKLKKNATIQHLCVMRNLSPHNGPLTQTIFKVIPEKDLDPMDPPPHYIPNHEVPRHNSMAPGHYLANCTGLQPHQQYQQQQLQQCEPSQGMIQTLHLQGAPEKQTTVMVDQLPRANRGAVLNGDSGPRNLQGQSIHEDPNLHPQDHYQPSHMEVVSMATHRPSIMTTHRPSLALRDTDLEEERRDSMGSDFILPNPGRKQSFKSRMPSESMSTISDYSSNSPRSSDSELGDMVDMPMMPPPGRRMSMSVFLDISSIMKK, translated from the exons ATGGGGGACTGGAACCTGCTGGGCAGCATCTTGGAGGAAGTACATGTCCACTCCACCATCGTAGGAAAGATCTGGCTCACCATCCTCCTCATTTTCCGCATGTTGGTGCTGGGAGTGGCGGCCGAGGACGTGTGGAACGATGAGCAGAGCGAATTCATCTGCAACACGGACCAGCCGGGCTGCAAGACCGTCTGTTACGACCAGGCCTTCCCCATCTCCCTCATCCGCTTTTGGGTCCTGCAGGTCATCTTCGTCTCCTCACCCTCCCTCGTCTACATGGGCCACGCGCTCTACCGCCTGCGCGCCCTGGAGAAGGAGAGGCACCGGCGGAAGGTCCAGCTGAAGGCAGAGCTGGGGGAGATGGAGGCGCTGGTGGAGGAGCACAAGCGCATTGAGAAGGAGTTGAAGAGGCTGGAGGAGCAGAGGAAGGTGAAGAAGGCTCCACTGAGAGGGTCCCTGCTGCGGACGTACGTCATCCATATCCTAACACGCTCCGTGGTGGAGGTGGGCTTCATCATGGGCCAGTATATCCTGTATGGCATCGGACTGGAGCCTTTGTATAAATGCGAGAGAATGCCTTGCCCCAACAGTGTGGACTGTTACGTGTCCAGACCCACGGAGAAAACAGTGTTCATGGTGTTCATGATCGTCATCGCCGGGGTGTCTCTCTTCCTGAACCTAATGGAGATTTCCCACCTGGGCATCAGGAAAATCAAACAGACTCTGAAGGGAGACAAGTACCCAGCAGACAATGACAATTTGATTTACAAGCTGAAGAAGAATGCGACGATACAGCATCTGTGTGTGATGAGGAACCTGTCTCCTCACAACGGGCCGCTGACTCAGACCATCTTCAAAGTAATTCCTGAGAAGGACCTGGACCCAATGGACCCACCTCCCCACTACATACCTAACCATGAGGTGCCCAGGCACAACAGCATGGCTCCAGGCCATTATCTTGCCAACTGCACTGGCCTCCAGCCTCATCAGCAATACCAGCAGCAGCAGCTTCAACAATGTGAGCCCAGCCAGGGGATGATCCAGACCCTGCACCTCCAGGGAGCCCCAGAGAAACAAACCACCGTCATGGTGGACCAGCTCCCTCGAGCCAATAGAGGAGCTGTCTTGAATGGGGATAGTGGGCCCAGGAACCTGCAGGGCCAGTCGATCCATGAGGACCCCAACTTACACCCTCAAGACCACTACCAGCCCAGCCACATGGAAGTAGTGTCTATGGCAACGCACAGACCCAGCatcatgacaacacacagacCCAGCTTGGCTCTGAGGGACACagacctggaggaggagaggagggactccATGGGCAGCGACTTCATCTTGCCCAACCCAGGAAGGAAGCAAAGCTTCAAATCTCGTATGCCCTCTGAGAGCATGTCCACCATCAGTGATTACAGTAGCAACTCTCCACGGAGCTCAGATTCCGAGCTGGGCGACATGGTGGACATGCCAATGATGCCACCCCCTGGAAGGAGAATGTCAATG agtGTATTCTTGGACATCTCCTCTATCATGAAAAAGTGA